In Brucella melitensis bv. 1 str. 16M, a genomic segment contains:
- a CDS encoding DUF2163 domain-containing protein, producing the protein MIPVPPALESHLQGEVTTHCFAWLIRRLDGAVLGFTDHDAPLTVDQVICDPLTGLNSSEASTALGLGIAGGEVEGVLSSTQISDEDIEQGRYDGATIEAFLVNWDEPDQHMLLRRWAAGKISRSGSRFVMELKGVAAAFDAVRGRRILRHCDAMLGDKRCGIDTGDPRFFAQGTVLVAEGTRLDVAGVDGFAAGWFSEGRLAWTSGANRGRAVRVVGHAGASLQLGEPMILPVAAGDAFRLVCGCDKSFATCKAKFANGVNFRGFPHLPGNDAAYAYVNSTNDYDGGVLVP; encoded by the coding sequence ATGATCCCGGTCCCGCCCGCGCTTGAATCACATTTGCAAGGCGAGGTGACAACACATTGTTTTGCCTGGCTTATAAGACGGCTCGACGGTGCTGTTTTAGGGTTCACCGACCACGATGCGCCATTGACCGTCGATCAGGTGATATGCGATCCGCTGACAGGATTGAACAGCAGCGAGGCCTCAACCGCCCTTGGCCTCGGCATTGCTGGCGGCGAGGTGGAGGGGGTCCTTTCGTCCACGCAGATCAGCGACGAGGATATCGAGCAGGGCCGCTACGATGGCGCCACGATCGAAGCTTTTCTCGTCAACTGGGACGAGCCGGATCAGCACATGCTGTTGCGGCGCTGGGCGGCGGGCAAAATCAGCCGCTCGGGCAGCCGCTTCGTTATGGAGTTGAAAGGTGTTGCCGCAGCCTTCGATGCGGTTCGCGGGCGGCGTATCCTGCGCCACTGCGATGCGATGCTGGGGGATAAACGCTGCGGCATCGATACGGGTGATCCCCGTTTTTTTGCGCAGGGAACAGTGCTTGTCGCCGAAGGCACACGGCTTGATGTGGCGGGCGTTGATGGCTTTGCGGCGGGTTGGTTTTCCGAGGGCCGTCTTGCGTGGACCAGCGGGGCCAATCGGGGACGGGCGGTCCGTGTTGTCGGCCATGCGGGGGCAAGCCTGCAACTTGGCGAGCCGATGATCTTGCCGGTGGCTGCGGGTGATGCTTTCCGGCTTGTCTGCGGGTGCGACAAGAGCTTCGCCACCTGCAAGGCGAAATTTGCCAACGGCGTCAATTTTCGCGGCTTTCCGCATCTGCCCGGCAATGATGCCGCCTATGCCTATGTCAACAGCACGAATGATTACGATGGGGGCGTTCTCGTTCCATGA
- a CDS encoding phage tail tape measure protein: MTDETVTVSVNADTSAFDRALSDLEKRSSSFGNSLNSALKGAITSGKGLEDVLRGLASSLAGTALSAGLQPLQGLTSSMMGGLLSGIRGIMPFAKGGVVSSPTYFGMGNGSLGLAGEAGAEAILPLARGSDGRLGIATGGGSKPVQVVFNMTSPDASSFRKSEAQLATMLAGAVRRGARRL; this comes from the coding sequence ATGACAGATGAAACTGTAACCGTATCCGTCAACGCGGATACGAGCGCCTTTGATCGCGCCTTGAGCGACCTTGAAAAACGCTCGTCCAGCTTCGGCAACAGCCTCAATTCGGCGCTGAAAGGTGCGATCACATCCGGCAAGGGGCTGGAAGACGTGCTGCGCGGGCTTGCATCGAGCCTTGCGGGCACGGCTCTCTCGGCAGGCCTCCAGCCGCTTCAGGGCCTGACCTCTTCCATGATGGGCGGCCTGCTCAGCGGCATTCGCGGTATCATGCCCTTTGCCAAGGGGGGAGTGGTTTCAAGCCCTACCTATTTCGGCATGGGCAACGGCTCGCTGGGGCTTGCCGGTGAAGCGGGCGCCGAGGCCATTTTGCCGCTTGCGCGCGGCAGCGACGGGCGTCTTGGCATTGCCACCGGCGGCGGCAGCAAACCGGTGCAGGTCGTGTTCAACATGACCTCGCCCGATGCATCCTCCTTCCGTAAGTCCGAAGCACAACTTGCCACCATGCTGGCAGGCGCCGTGCGGCGCGGCGCGCGGAGGCTTTGA
- a CDS encoding phage major tail protein, TP901-1 family, producing the protein MAAQRGKDILLKTVRDDGTFETCAGLRTKRIAFNAETVDVTDADAAGRWRQLLAGSGVQRASISGSGIFKDAASDALIRRIFFDGEIRDWQIVLPDFGTISGPFQITALEYGGNHDAEVTFEIALESASLITFGEAI; encoded by the coding sequence ATGGCAGCTCAACGAGGCAAGGATATCTTGCTTAAAACGGTGCGCGATGATGGCACGTTTGAAACCTGTGCGGGGCTGCGCACCAAGCGCATCGCGTTCAATGCCGAAACCGTCGATGTGACGGATGCCGATGCTGCCGGGCGCTGGCGCCAATTGCTGGCGGGCAGCGGTGTGCAGCGTGCCTCGATCAGCGGTTCCGGCATCTTCAAGGATGCGGCCTCGGATGCCCTGATAAGGCGCATTTTCTTCGATGGCGAAATTCGCGACTGGCAGATCGTTCTGCCGGATTTTGGTACCATCAGCGGGCCGTTCCAGATCACCGCACTGGAATATGGCGGCAATCACGATGCCGAGGTGACGTTTGAAATCGCGCTGGAATCGGCAAGCCTGATTACCTTCGGAGAGGCGATATGA
- a CDS encoding TIGR02217 family protein, translated as MVEAFHDVRFPLGVSFGATGGPEWRNEIVTLTSGLEKRNARWAHSRRHFDAGTGLRSLDDLRMVLAFFEARRGSLHAFRFRDPFDFSSATGKASLSAFDQPLGTGDGVAVHFQLRKNYESYDRPITLPVPGSVVIGVDGVKVPEGEAFTVDPLTGIVTFTPDYLPARDVPVTSGFLFDVPARFDTDRLTASIASFQAGEIPSIPIVEVKR; from the coding sequence ATGGTCGAAGCCTTTCATGATGTGCGCTTTCCCCTTGGCGTATCGTTTGGTGCGACAGGAGGGCCGGAATGGCGCAACGAGATTGTGACGCTGACCTCCGGCCTGGAAAAGCGCAACGCCCGCTGGGCACATTCCCGGCGGCATTTTGATGCCGGAACGGGGCTGCGCTCGCTGGACGACCTGCGGATGGTCCTCGCCTTTTTCGAGGCACGGCGCGGTTCCCTGCACGCTTTTCGTTTTCGCGATCCGTTCGATTTTTCATCCGCGACCGGCAAGGCGTCCCTATCGGCATTCGATCAGCCGCTTGGAACCGGCGATGGAGTGGCGGTGCACTTTCAGCTTCGCAAGAATTATGAAAGCTATGACCGTCCAATAACGCTTCCCGTGCCGGGCTCGGTGGTTATCGGTGTCGATGGTGTGAAGGTGCCGGAAGGCGAGGCATTTACCGTCGATCCACTGACCGGGATTGTAACCTTTACGCCGGATTATCTGCCGGCAAGGGATGTGCCTGTCACGTCCGGCTTCCTGTTCGACGTGCCTGCGCGCTTCGATACGGACCGTCTCACCGCCAGCATAGCCTCGTTCCAGGCAGGCGAAATTCCATCCATTCCCATTGTCGAGGTGAAGAGATGA
- a CDS encoding gene transfer agent family protein, translated as MMMANRHRGEVAARLDGRDWTLCLTLGALAELESVFETDNLSALVARFSSGRLSARDMQRIICAGLRGGGHTVSEEDVADMRAEGGVAGFAHIVSSLLTVTFGTSEKDSAPNP; from the coding sequence ATGATGATGGCCAATCGCCACCGCGGTGAAGTCGCCGCCAGACTGGATGGCCGCGACTGGACGCTCTGCCTGACGCTGGGCGCGCTGGCGGAACTGGAATCGGTTTTCGAGACGGACAATCTTTCCGCCCTTGTGGCGCGCTTTTCCTCGGGCCGGCTTTCGGCGCGGGATATGCAGCGCATTATCTGCGCGGGGCTTCGCGGTGGCGGACATACGGTAAGCGAAGAGGATGTGGCCGACATGCGGGCAGAGGGTGGCGTGGCAGGCTTTGCGCATATCGTGTCTTCGCTGCTGACGGTTACTTTCGGAACGTCTGAAAAGGATTCTGCGCCAAACCCTTGA
- a CDS encoding phage tail assembly chaperone: MTPRELSAAIGPLAPVLDAPSRQTLDALMLVFPDR, translated from the coding sequence ATGACGCCACGCGAACTTTCAGCGGCGATCGGCCCCCTGGCCCCTGTGCTTGATGCCCCCTCGCGCCAGACGCTCGACGCGCTGATGCTTGTTTTCCCTGACAGGTAA